In Aeromicrobium wangtongii, the DNA window GTGCCCACGGCCCGTCCCGCGTCAGTGACGAGGCGCAGCGCCCCGGGATCGCCCGCGCGGCAGGCCGCCAGCACGTCGTCGAGCTCTGCCGCCTGGCCGCCGGGGCGTACCGGCATGGCCGAGACGAGGGCGCCGGCACCCGCCACGGTCTCCAGGCAGCCCCGGTTGCCGCAGCGGCACACCCGGCCGCCCGGCGCGACGACGACGTGGCCGAACTCGCCGGCGACGCCCTTGGCGCCGAAGTAGGGCCGGCCGTCCAGGAACAGACCTGCGCCGACCCCTTCGGCGAGCATGACGTAGACGAGGTTTCGCGTCGTCCGGGCCGCCCCGAAGAACCGCTCCGCCGTCGCGCCGAGGTTGGCGTCGTTGCCGACCTGCACCGGGACGCCGAGGCGCTGGCCGACGGCGTCGGCGACGTCGATGTCGTGCCAGGTCTCCAGCATGTCCGGCCCATGGTGGGGCAGGGTCGGAACGGGGGAGGAGATCGCCACGCCCGCGCCCAGCAGCTCCGCACGGGCGGTGCCGGCGTGGTCGAGCAGCTCGCTGGTGGCGTCCTCGACGAAGGACAGGGCCGCGTCGGCGCGGTGGTCGACGTCGAGGTCGACGAGCGTCTCGGCCAGGACCGTCCCGGCCAGATCGGCCAGTGCGAGCCGGATGCCGTCGTGGCGCAGGTGGATGCCGAGCACGGCGCCGCCGCTGGGCTCCAGCGTCAGCCGCGTGGGCGGACGACCGGTCTGGCCCGCCGGCGGGACGCCGCCACGATCGGTGCTCTCGGACAGGACGCCCTCTGCGAGCAGCTCGTTGACCAGGCTGCTGACGGTCGTGCGGGACAGCCCGGTGGCGCGCACGATGTCGACCCGGCTCGTGGCGTTGCCGGACTGGACCGCTCGCAGCACCAGCCCGCGGTTGCGGCGGCGCAGCGTCTCGAGGGATCCGGGAGCGTTCACGCGCGTCATGCTACTTCGGCCGGGGTGCGGATGAAGATGCTTCGAATTTCCGCGGAGTTAATCCTTGACGCGGATTAAGTACCCAACCTAGGTTCGAATGACGCCGCGGGGGCGTGACCATCAGGGCCATGTCACGGCGTCATCGAGGGGAAGCACCAGCATGAGACGACAAGTCCTGGCTGCCGCAGTGGTGGCCGCGCTATCGGGGACGGTGGCCTTCCAGGCCGTCACGACGGCCTCAACGGCATCGAGCTCGAACGACTCGCGTGATCCGATCTACCTGAACACCCGGTACTCGCCGGAGGAGCGCGCCGCCGACCTCGTGTCGCGCATGACGCTTCAGGAGAAGGCCAGCCAGATGAACAGCAGCCGGGCCGCGGCGATCCCGCGGCTGGGAGTCGCTGCGTACGGCTGGTGGAACGAGGCAGCCCACGGCGTCGCCCGCGAGCAGACCACCGACAACAGCAATCCGCCGATCCTGACCAACACGACGTCCTACCCCGTGTCGCTGTCGCTGGGCTCGACCTGGAACCCGCAGCTGATGTACGACGAGGCGAGCCTGATCGGCGACGAGGCCCGCGACGTCGTCCAGGAGAACCAGCGCGACCTCGACTTCTGGTCGCCGACCGTCAACCTGGGTCGCGACCCCCGCTGGGGACGCAATGACGAGACGTACAGCGAGGATCCGTACCTGACCACCGCGATCGCGTCCAAGTTCGTCAACGGCATGGAGGGCAAGGACGAGAACGGCAAGCTGCTGCGCTCGGGCCGGGGCTACCTGAAGACCGTCACGACGCTGAAGCACTTCGCGGCCAACAACAGCGAGTTCAACCGTCGCAACGGCTCCTCGGACATGGACGACCGCACGCTGCGCGAGTACTACACGGCGCAGTTCCGAGGCATCGTGAAGAAGTCGCAGCCGGGCTCGATCATGAGCTCGTACAACCGCGTCAACGGGACCCCGGCCGCGGCCGACGTCTACCTGATCGACACGCTGGCCCGCAAGACCTTCGGTTTCAAGGGCTACTTCACCTCCGACTGCGACGCGATCTACGAGATCCAGGCCGGGCACAAGTGGCAGCCGCCGGGATTCCCGCGGCCGCTGAACGAGATCGAGCGGCATGCGTTCGCCAACAGCGCCGGTGAGGACCTGGACTGCAACCAGGGCTATCACGACCAGTACAACTACGGGAACACCGTGCCGACCGCGGTCGCGCAGGGCATCACGACGCAGACGGGTCTGTACACCGAGAACGACGTCGACGTGTCGGTCGTCCGGCTGTTCACCGCCCGCATGCGCCTCGGTGAGTTCGACGACGAGTCGAGGGTCCCGTGGGTGCGTGAGGCCCGCAGGCGCCTCGCGCCCGGCACGTGGACCAACAGCGACGCCAACGGCGCCGTCACCCAGACGCCCGAGCGACTCGCGATGGCCCGCAAGGCCGCCGACGAGAGCCTCGTGCTGCTGAAGAACGACGCGGTGAAGGGATCGGGCAAGAAGGCCGGCACCCTCCTGCCGCTGCAGGTTCCCCGCAAGGGTGCGTACAAGGTCGCCGTCGTGGGGCCGTACGCCAACCCCGAGTCGATGTACCTCGGCGGCTACAGCAGCATCCAGGGTGCAGCCGGCAAGGCCAACCACGTCAACGGCTTCCAGGGCATCTCGAAGGCCGTCAAGGCCATCGACCCGCAGGCCACGGTGGACTACCTGCCGGGCCTCTCGGGCGATCACAACACGGTCATCGCGGAGGACGTCGCCAAGGTCAAGGGCTATGACGCCGTCGTGGTCTACGCCGGCACCGACAACAAGACCGCGGACGAGGACACCGACCGCAAGTCGCTGGCCCTGCCCGGTGCGCAGGCACAGCTCATCGAGCAGGTCGCTGCGGCCAACCCGCGCACGGTGGCCTACCTGGAGACGATGGGCCAGGTCGACGTCGAGTCGTTCAAGTCCGAGGTCCCCGCGATCCTGTGGAGCTCCTACAACGGTCAGCGCAAGGGTGAGGGCCTCGCCGATGTGCTGCTGGGCCGCCACAACCCGACCGGGCACCTCCCGTTCACGTGGTACCGCTCGGTCGACCAGCTGCCGGACATCGCCGACTACAACATCCGCCCCACCGCGACGACCCAGGGACGTACGTACCAGTACTTCACCGGCCCCGTGTCGTACGCATTCGGGCACGGTCTGGGCTACTCGTCCTTCCGCTACTCCAAGGTCCGGGTCGACCGGTCCTCGGTGGATGCCAACGGCCGCGTGACGGTCACCGCCAAGGCGACCAACACCGGTCGGGCGACCGGGACGGACGTCGTGCAGCTGTACGCGGCGACGCCCGACTCCAAGCCCTCGCTGGAGCGTCCGATCAAGCGGCTGGCCGGTTTCGACCGGGTCACGCTGAAGCCCGGGCGCAGCGCGACGGTGCGCATCAAGGTCAAGATCGCCGACCTGGCGTTCTACGACGAGGCGCGCAGCCGGTACGTCGTCGACCAGGGCCGGTACGACCTGCAGCTCGCGTCGTCGGCCAAGGACGTCCTGGGCCGCGCGACGACGCGGGTGCGAGGCACGCTCGACGCGGTTCCGTCCGTCGTCACGGCGAACCCGCACACGGCGAAGGACGCGGCGCGGGACATCCCGCAGCGGGTGTTCTTCACCAAGGGTGACGTGATCGACCCGCAGCTGACCGTCACGCTCAGCGACGACCGGATCTTCGGCCACGTCACGAAGGGCAAGAGCGTCGCCCTCCCGGCCGGCATGAGGGTGTCGTACCGCAGCAACCGTCCGGACGTCGTCGACGTCACGCGCCGCGGGGCCGTCAGGGCCACCGGCAAGGGCGTCGCGACGGTCACCGCCACGGTCCGCTACCACGGAAGGAGCAGCACCGGCACCTTCGTGGTGCACGTGGGCTAGCGCCCGCAGCCGGACGGCCCGTGACGGTTTACCACGGTCCCTCCGCAAACCGCGTCCGCCCGAGGGAAATTTCCCTCGGGCGGACGTGGTTTGCCGCGGGTGGACGAGCAGGCGTCAGACGATCGTCGTCCTGTTGCGGCGATAGAGCCTGCGGGACCGTTCCCGTCCCTGCTCGATCCGGGCGGCGGTCGCCGCCTGGCGAGCCGCCGACATCTCTGCCCACGTCCATCGCGTCATGCCGAGCTGCTGATCCCGAACGAGGTCCTCGCGTGCCTTCTCGTCGGTCAGCACCTGGCCCACGTCGGAGACGTACGGGTTGAGGCGCCCGTACTTGACGAGTCCGTCGAACTCGCCGGTGTGGCAGTCGTCGATCCAGGCGAAGTCGGTGCGTGCGATCAGGCGCCCGTCCGGGCCGACGATCTCGCGT includes these proteins:
- a CDS encoding ROK family transcriptional regulator, with amino-acid sequence MNAPGSLETLRRRNRGLVLRAVQSGNATSRVDIVRATGLSRTTVSSLVNELLAEGVLSESTDRGGVPPAGQTGRPPTRLTLEPSGGAVLGIHLRHDGIRLALADLAGTVLAETLVDLDVDHRADAALSFVEDATSELLDHAGTARAELLGAGVAISSPVPTLPHHGPDMLETWHDIDVADAVGQRLGVPVQVGNDANLGATAERFFGAARTTRNLVYVMLAEGVGAGLFLDGRPYFGAKGVAGEFGHVVVAPGGRVCRCGNRGCLETVAGAGALVSAMPVRPGGQAAELDDVLAACRAGDPGALRLVTDAGRAVGTALAGVCTMLDPDLVVIGGRTAAAGTALLDGIGETLRRGVPPTDEALVPVVAGELGARAEVLGAVALAIAGAPLSAAHDGLEAIDPAPRYRRMSTT
- a CDS encoding glycoside hydrolase family 3 C-terminal domain-containing protein, with the protein product MRRQVLAAAVVAALSGTVAFQAVTTASTASSSNDSRDPIYLNTRYSPEERAADLVSRMTLQEKASQMNSSRAAAIPRLGVAAYGWWNEAAHGVAREQTTDNSNPPILTNTTSYPVSLSLGSTWNPQLMYDEASLIGDEARDVVQENQRDLDFWSPTVNLGRDPRWGRNDETYSEDPYLTTAIASKFVNGMEGKDENGKLLRSGRGYLKTVTTLKHFAANNSEFNRRNGSSDMDDRTLREYYTAQFRGIVKKSQPGSIMSSYNRVNGTPAAADVYLIDTLARKTFGFKGYFTSDCDAIYEIQAGHKWQPPGFPRPLNEIERHAFANSAGEDLDCNQGYHDQYNYGNTVPTAVAQGITTQTGLYTENDVDVSVVRLFTARMRLGEFDDESRVPWVREARRRLAPGTWTNSDANGAVTQTPERLAMARKAADESLVLLKNDAVKGSGKKAGTLLPLQVPRKGAYKVAVVGPYANPESMYLGGYSSIQGAAGKANHVNGFQGISKAVKAIDPQATVDYLPGLSGDHNTVIAEDVAKVKGYDAVVVYAGTDNKTADEDTDRKSLALPGAQAQLIEQVAAANPRTVAYLETMGQVDVESFKSEVPAILWSSYNGQRKGEGLADVLLGRHNPTGHLPFTWYRSVDQLPDIADYNIRPTATTQGRTYQYFTGPVSYAFGHGLGYSSFRYSKVRVDRSSVDANGRVTVTAKATNTGRATGTDVVQLYAATPDSKPSLERPIKRLAGFDRVTLKPGRSATVRIKVKIADLAFYDEARSRYVVDQGRYDLQLASSAKDVLGRATTRVRGTLDAVPSVVTANPHTAKDAARDIPQRVFFTKGDVIDPQLTVTLSDDRIFGHVTKGKSVALPAGMRVSYRSNRPDVVDVTRRGAVRATGKGVATVTATVRYHGRSSTGTFVVHVG